TCTGCGTAGATATGCATCGAACTTTTAAAATGAAGGTAGATCTTGAACGGTGTCGAGAGATCGAGAGTGTACGCCCCTTCTGGAAGTATTTGCTGTTCACCCGGTCGAACCTCGTGGACCATCGCACCTGTCTCGTCCCGGACGTACACGAGGTCGTTCGTCGGTAGCGTGACGCTCTCGATTTCGATTTCGACGGCCGAATCGACCGGATACTGTAAACAATCGTCGCTGACCGGCTCCGGCGACACCGACTCGTGGGTCGTCAACCGGTAGCGATGGCGCTCTATCCGATCGATAATCTCGAGCCCGCCATCGACTGCTTCGAATGTCGGCTTCATCTCAGTAATCTCTGAAGTCGGCCCCGTCCAGGATGGGACACCCGACCGGCGCCTCGACGCGTCTTGCTCACTGGGTTATCGGTACCCAGCCGGTGGAGAGGTCGCTCTCTGTGAGCGACCATCGCTCCTGGACGATGCCGTTTCGTTCTCGAAGTTCGACGACGACGTCGAACAGGGGGGTGAGGATCGAGACGGTACTCGAGTCGCGTTCGATCGGGAGGTGGTAGTGGGCGATGCCGCCGGCGGCTCGAGTCCGTCCGTTGAGCAAGTGCAGGTACTGGAATACGGCTTCCCTGCCGTACTCCTCAAGGAATGGCACGAGCGAGTCGATGCCGACGCGGAGTACGCCGGGTTCGAGGTCGCCGTTGCGTTCGAATCGTTCGATGGCGCTCGAGACGGCGATGCCGACGTCGCCGAGGGTTTCGGCCGTCGTCACTGGTGCTTTGGCGCCTGGTGTCGATGGTGTCGAGGGAGTTTTGGTCCCGGCTGCCTCTGTCGTTTTTGCTGTCTCTGTTGTCCCCGCTGTCCCCGCCGTCTCCGCCGAGACGCTGCGGGCCGTTCCCTGGTAACTGACGATTTCGGCG
This region of Natronosalvus halobius genomic DNA includes:
- a CDS encoding DUF7504 family protein yields the protein MRNILLMFSGKDCRNGTTERAFADELSRLKRRGASVLVTGVVQADQRQVIARRLLGTAPEEIRKRIVISTPGTEFDIDRLVDDVDSGNAEIVSYQGTARSVSAETAGTAGTTETAKTTEAAGTKTPSTPSTPGAKAPVTTAETLGDVGIAVSSAIERFERNGDLEPGVLRVGIDSLVPFLEEYGREAVFQYLHLLNGRTRAAGGIAHYHLPIERDSSTVSILTPLFDVVVELRERNGIVQERWSLTESDLSTGWVPITQ